A window of Bos taurus isolate L1 Dominette 01449 registration number 42190680 breed Hereford chromosome 8, ARS-UCD2.0, whole genome shotgun sequence contains these coding sequences:
- the SPAG8 gene encoding sperm-associated antigen 8 has protein sequence METSESTDRSQSRCLDLQPSSDGLGSSSDPFSSWDGRHRSALVAATAAASAAATAASTARAAALWTKSPAPYSHGNLLTEPSSDSLTERYTGPRFTHKISHGRLGFQPAYFSHIAWNPYTTNDLSSSRGPIPGSSSGPVPGSSSSPGPDSSSDPGPSSSSGPGGSPGGSGRGPGHGPGPGGGSGQGPGGGSGQGTDLGPAIDSRHSPGHGHGPRFNFSAPVGFRNPRGDLIPNYTGCKHHCHWEPQKQSWKFLKVSEPGARGLWKPPEVEGKSTVLSETLPRGQCLLYNWEEERATNYLDQVPVMQDGSESFFFRHGHRGLLTLQPQSPTSSCTTQKDSYQPPKSHCQPIRGKREAILEMLLRQQICKEVQAEQEPTRKDSEVESVTHHDYKKELVQAGPPAPTKIHDYHTEQPETFWLERAPQLPGVSNIRTLDTPFRKNCSFSTPVPLSLEQPLPFEPESYSQHGEISSLACQGGGQGGGGG, from the exons ATGGAGACCTCTGAGTCTACTGACAGATCGCAGTCGCG atgtttagACTTACAGCCCAGCTCGGACGGACTAGGGTCCAGTTCCGATCCCTTTTCTTCTTGGGATGGCCGTCATAGATCTGCCCTGGTAGCTGCAACCGCAGCAGCTTCAGCAGCTGCCACAGCCGCCTCCACTGCCAGAGCAGCTGCATTATGGACAAAGAGCCCAGCCCCCTACTCTCATGGGAACCTGCTCACGGAGCCCTCCTCTGACAGTCTGACAGAGCGCTACACTGGACCCAGATTTACCCACAAGATAAGCCACGGGAGACTCGGCTTTCAGCCTGCCTATTTTTCCCATATTGCTTGGAATCCCTATACTACAAATGACCTTAGCTCTAGCCGTGGCCCTATTCCTGGCTCCAGTTCTGGCCCTGTTCCTGGCTCCAGCTCTAGCCCTGGTCCTGACTCCAGCTCTGACCCTGGACCTAGCTCCAGTTCTGGTCCTGGTGGTAGTCCTGGTGGCTCTGGTCGAGGTCCTGGCCATGGCCCTGGTCCTGGTGGTGGCTCTGGTCAGGGTCCTGGCGGTGGCTCTGGTCAAGGCACTGATCTTGGTCCTGCTATTGATTCTAGGCATAGCCCAGGCCATGGCCATGGCCCTAGGTTCAACTTCTCTGCTCCTGTAGGCTTCAGAAACCCCAGGGGAGATCTTATCCCTAATTATACCGGCTGCAAACACCACTGTCACTGGGAACCGCAGAAACAATCCTGGAAATTTTTGAAAGTCTCAGAACCTGGTGCCCGAGGGCTGTGGAAGCCCCCCGAAGTTGAAGGGAAGAGTACAGTTCTCAGTGAAACACTGCCACGGGGCCAGTGCCTTCTCTACAACTGGGAGGAGGAG AGAGCCACCAACTACCTGGATCAAGTCCCAGTCATGCAGGATGGCTCTGAGAGTTTCTTTTTCCGACACGGACACCGGGGACTGCTGACCCTGCAGCCACAGTCACCCACGTCCTCCTGCACCACCCAGAAAGACTCATACCAGCCCCCAAAAAGCCACTGTCAGCCAATTCGAG GGAAGCGTGAAGCCATACTGGAGATGCTCTTGCGCCAACAAATCTG TAAAGAGGTGCAGGCAGAGCAGGAACCCACAAGGAAGGACTCTGAGGTCGAGTCTGTGACACACCACGACTACAAAAAGGAGCTGGTGCAGGCAGGGCCTCCTGCCCCAACAAAG ATCCACGACTACCATACAGAGCAGCCTGAAACCTTCTGGCTAGAGAGGGCACCTCAGCTACCG GGTGTCAGTAACATCAGGACACTAGACACACCGTTCCGGAAGAACTGCAGTTTCTCAACACCTGTGCCTTTGTCTCTAGAGCAGCCGTTGCCCTTTGAACCTGAGAGTTATTCCCAACACGGAGAAATATCTTCCCTTGCCTGTcagggaggggggcagggtggTGGAGGGGGTTGA
- the HINT2 gene encoding adenosine 5'-monophosphoramidase HINT2 isoform X1: MTYAAHRPWPRGRHKVRGAAGVTDGDEVAKAQQAAPGGAAPTIFSRILDRSLPADILYEDQQCLAFRDVAPQAPVHFLVIPKKPIPRISQAEEEDQQLLGHLLLVAKETAKAEGLGDGYRLVINDGKLGAQSVYHLHIHVLGGRQLQWPPG; encoded by the exons ATGACCTATGCCGCACACAGGCCCTGGCCCCGAGGTCGACACAAG GTCCGAGGAGCTGCAGGTGTGACTGATGGGGATGAAGTAGCCAAGGCCCAGCAGGCAGCTCCTGGGGGAGCAGCCCCAACCATCTTCTCCCGGATCCTGGATAGAAGCCTCCCAGCTGACATCCTATATGAGGACCAGCAG TGTCTCGCATTCCGGGATGTGGCCCCTCAGGCTCCTGTGCACTTTCTCGTCATTCCTAAGAAGCCCATTCCTCGGATTAGCCAGGCTGAAGAGGAAGACCAACAG CTTCTTGGACACCTTCTCCTTGTGGCCAAGGAAACAGCAAAGGCTGAGGGGCTGGGTGATGGATACCGACTTG TGATCAACGATGGCAAGCTGGGTGCACAGTCTGTGTATCACCTACACATTCACGTACTTGGGGGCCGACAGCTCCAGTGGCCTCCAGGTTGA
- the HINT2 gene encoding adenosine 5'-monophosphoramidase HINT2 precursor has product MAAAVVLAAGLCVARRAVAVAGPRGVQVRGAAGVTDGDEVAKAQQAAPGGAAPTIFSRILDRSLPADILYEDQQCLAFRDVAPQAPVHFLVIPKKPIPRISQAEEEDQQLLGHLLLVAKETAKAEGLGDGYRLVINDGKLGAQSVYHLHIHVLGGRQLQWPPG; this is encoded by the exons ATGGCAGCGGCAGTGGTGCTGGCCGCCGGGCTCTGCGTGGCGCGTCGGGCGGTGGCGGTGGCAGGGCCTCGGGGGGTGCAG GTCCGAGGAGCTGCAGGTGTGACTGATGGGGATGAAGTAGCCAAGGCCCAGCAGGCAGCTCCTGGGGGAGCAGCCCCAACCATCTTCTCCCGGATCCTGGATAGAAGCCTCCCAGCTGACATCCTATATGAGGACCAGCAG TGTCTCGCATTCCGGGATGTGGCCCCTCAGGCTCCTGTGCACTTTCTCGTCATTCCTAAGAAGCCCATTCCTCGGATTAGCCAGGCTGAAGAGGAAGACCAACAG CTTCTTGGACACCTTCTCCTTGTGGCCAAGGAAACAGCAAAGGCTGAGGGGCTGGGTGATGGATACCGACTTG TGATCAACGATGGCAAGCTGGGTGCACAGTCTGTGTATCACCTACACATTCACGTACTTGGGGGCCGACAGCTCCAGTGGCCTCCAGGTTGA